From Streptomyces sp. 6-11-2, one genomic window encodes:
- the crcB gene encoding fluoride efflux transporter CrcB: MNWLLVVLGAAVGAPLRYLTDRAVQSRHDSVFPWGTFVVNVTGCLILGLLTGAAAAGVAGPHLQLLLGTGLCGALTTYSTFSYETLRLTETGAGSYALANVVASVAAGLGAAFAGVWIAGSL, translated from the coding sequence GTGAACTGGCTGCTGGTGGTCCTCGGGGCCGCGGTCGGGGCGCCCCTGCGCTACCTCACCGACCGCGCGGTGCAGTCCCGGCACGACTCGGTGTTCCCCTGGGGCACCTTCGTGGTGAACGTCACCGGTTGCCTGATCCTCGGTCTGCTGACCGGCGCGGCGGCCGCCGGCGTCGCCGGGCCGCACCTGCAACTGCTCCTGGGCACCGGTCTGTGCGGGGCCCTGACCACGTACTCGACCTTCTCCTACGAGACGCTGCGGCTCACCGAGACCGGTGCGGGTTCCTACGCCCTCGCCAACGTCGTCGCCAGCGTCGCGGCGGGCCTCGGCGCGGCTTTCGCCGGGGTGTGGATCGCCGGAAGCCTCTGA
- a CDS encoding D-alanyl-D-alanine carboxypeptidase family protein: MKIRFSTRTTVSSCALCAVTVLALTSPVAAVGPSGRSPGAIVQPRAAVPQPAVLDDEGTQVRLRSGAPAVPDVSALSWVVADAESGEVMAAHDAHRRLPPASTLKTLLALTVLPSFPGGIRHTVSARELTGIGEGSSMVGVVEGHTYQVADLWRGVFLNSGNDAVHVLAALNGGWEQTARQMEAKARSLGALDTTVVSPDGYDAPGQNSSAYDLAVFGRAGLRNPDFARYCSTAHASFPGNGGTFQIANTNRLLTGAGGVAPYPGLIGIKNGYTTNAGNTLVAAAHRDGRTLVVTVMNPQQGAGHAVYEEARALLDWGFGAAGHVDPVGSLDALRPVSHDTSTGAKPGTKPGAAVVASAGAPRPAESDWPETGTIAGALGLGAGVLLLGLRFRHKRASRV, translated from the coding sequence ATGAAGATCAGATTTTCTACGCGCACCACGGTATCGAGCTGCGCACTCTGCGCCGTGACCGTCCTGGCGCTGACCTCTCCGGTCGCGGCCGTCGGCCCGTCCGGCAGAAGTCCGGGCGCGATAGTGCAGCCGAGGGCGGCGGTGCCGCAGCCGGCCGTGCTGGACGACGAGGGCACACAGGTCCGGCTCCGCAGCGGGGCGCCCGCGGTTCCGGACGTCTCCGCGCTGTCCTGGGTGGTGGCCGACGCCGAATCCGGCGAGGTGATGGCCGCGCACGACGCGCACCGCAGGCTTCCGCCCGCGAGCACGCTGAAGACACTGCTCGCCCTGACCGTGCTGCCGTCCTTCCCCGGAGGCATCCGGCACACCGTCAGCGCCAGGGAGCTGACGGGCATCGGCGAGGGCAGCAGCATGGTGGGGGTCGTCGAGGGCCACACGTACCAGGTGGCCGATCTGTGGCGCGGGGTGTTCCTCAACTCCGGCAACGACGCCGTGCACGTGCTCGCCGCGCTCAACGGCGGCTGGGAGCAGACGGCCCGGCAGATGGAGGCCAAGGCCCGCTCCCTGGGAGCCCTGGACACCACGGTCGTCTCCCCCGACGGCTACGACGCCCCCGGGCAGAACTCCTCGGCGTACGACCTGGCCGTGTTCGGGCGGGCCGGGCTGCGCAACCCCGACTTCGCGCGGTACTGCTCCACCGCGCACGCCTCCTTCCCGGGCAACGGCGGCACGTTCCAGATCGCGAACACCAACCGCCTGCTGACCGGCGCCGGCGGCGTCGCGCCGTATCCGGGTCTGATCGGCATCAAGAACGGCTACACGACCAACGCGGGCAACACGCTCGTCGCCGCGGCCCACCGGGACGGGCGCACTCTCGTGGTGACCGTGATGAATCCGCAGCAGGGTGCGGGCCACGCCGTCTACGAGGAGGCGCGCGCACTCCTGGACTGGGGGTTCGGCGCCGCCGGGCATGTCGATCCGGTGGGCTCGCTCGACGCCCTGCGGCCCGTCTCGCACGACACGTCGACGGGAGCGAAGCCCGGGACGAAGCCGGGAGCGGCCGTCGTGGCATCCGCGGGGGCGCCCCGGCCGGCCGAGTCCGACTGGCCGGAAACGGGGACCATCGCGGGCGCCCTCGGCCTGGGCGCGGGGGTCCTTCTGCTCGGCCTGCGGTTCAGGCACAAGCGGGCCTCGCGCGTCTGA
- the rho gene encoding transcription termination factor Rho, with protein MTITLERPAAPRQPSAAPRSVTGVLDIDATGKGHLRGEDFLPTPADPRLSPALIRRHGLRKGDAVAGVLGQQHAVTEITSVGGGSPDEARARRRFHDLTPLHPRERLHLEHPAAGLTGRVADLIAPVGRGQRGLVVAPPKTGKTVLIQQIATAVAGNHPECRLMVVLLDERPEEVTDMRRRVRGEVYASTFDRSPRQHIALAELVVERAKRLVEAGEDVVILLDSLTRLCRAHNNAAAAGGRTLSGGVDAGALQGPKRLFGAARSAEEGGSLTILATALVETGSRADDFFFEELKSTGNMELRLNRELADRRVFPAVDIDPSGTRREELLYSQAELTAVRGLRRALRSREGKAGLETLLERLRDTPDNATFLRRVQPTLPAG; from the coding sequence ATGACCATCACCCTCGAACGCCCCGCCGCACCGCGGCAGCCGTCCGCGGCCCCCCGCTCCGTCACCGGTGTCCTGGACATCGACGCGACCGGCAAGGGGCACCTGCGCGGCGAGGACTTCCTGCCCACCCCCGCCGACCCCCGGCTCTCCCCCGCGCTGATCCGCCGCCACGGCCTGCGCAAGGGCGACGCCGTCGCTGGCGTACTCGGGCAGCAGCACGCCGTCACCGAGATCACGAGCGTGGGCGGCGGCTCGCCGGACGAGGCCCGGGCCCGGCGCCGCTTCCACGACCTCACTCCGCTGCACCCGCGCGAGCGGCTGCACCTCGAACACCCCGCCGCCGGGCTCACCGGCCGCGTCGCCGACCTGATCGCGCCCGTCGGCAGGGGACAGCGCGGGCTCGTCGTGGCGCCGCCGAAGACCGGGAAGACCGTGCTGATCCAGCAGATCGCCACCGCCGTCGCAGGCAACCATCCCGAGTGCCGGCTGATGGTGGTGCTGCTCGACGAACGCCCCGAGGAGGTCACCGACATGCGGCGCCGCGTGCGCGGCGAGGTGTACGCCTCCACCTTCGACCGGTCCCCCAGGCAGCACATCGCGCTCGCCGAACTCGTCGTCGAGCGGGCCAAACGGCTCGTCGAGGCCGGCGAGGACGTGGTCATCCTCCTCGACTCGCTCACCCGGCTGTGCCGGGCCCACAACAACGCGGCCGCGGCGGGCGGACGCACCCTCAGCGGCGGTGTCGACGCGGGCGCGCTCCAGGGGCCCAAGCGGCTCTTCGGTGCCGCGCGGTCGGCCGAGGAGGGCGGCTCACTCACCATCCTGGCCACCGCGCTGGTGGAGACCGGATCCCGCGCCGACGACTTCTTCTTCGAGGAGCTGAAGAGCACCGGCAACATGGAACTGCGGCTCAACCGCGAACTCGCCGACCGCCGCGTCTTCCCGGCCGTCGACATCGACCCCTCGGGCACCCGCCGTGAGGAACTCCTTTACAGCCAGGCCGAGTTGACAGCGGTTCGCGGGCTGCGCCGCGCCCTGCGCAGCCGCGAGGGCAAGGCCGGTCTGGAAACACTGCTGGAGCGGCTGCGCGACACACCCGACAACGCCACGTTCCTGCGCCGCGTCCAGCCGACCCTGCCCGCCGGCTAG
- a CDS encoding VOC family protein, with protein MTAGLQTIIYPVKDLERAKALFSALLEVEPYADAPYYVGFKAAGQDVGLDPNGHAKGMTGPVPYWHVDDIRARLAALVVAGAEVLQDVQDVGGGRLIASAKDADGNLIGLLQDA; from the coding sequence ATGACTGCCGGCCTGCAGACGATCATCTACCCCGTCAAGGACCTCGAGCGGGCGAAGGCCCTGTTCAGCGCGCTGCTGGAGGTCGAGCCGTACGCCGACGCTCCCTACTACGTCGGTTTCAAGGCCGCCGGGCAGGACGTCGGGCTCGACCCGAACGGACACGCCAAGGGCATGACCGGACCGGTGCCGTACTGGCACGTCGACGACATCAGGGCCCGGCTGGCGGCGCTGGTGGTCGCGGGCGCCGAGGTACTTCAGGACGTGCAGGACGTCGGCGGCGGCCGGCTGATCGCCTCGGCGAAGGACGCCGACGGCAACCTCATCGGCCTCCTCCAGGACGCCTGA
- a CDS encoding DUF190 domain-containing protein has product MTRLTGSALRVTVFIGENDTWHHRPLYSEIVHRAHAAGLAGASVFRGIEGFGATSLIHTSRLLSMSEDLPVAVVIVDTEERVRAFLPQLDELVAEGLVILDDCEVIRYVGRAAGSGDAGAKVRKSS; this is encoded by the coding sequence ATGACCAGGCTCACCGGCAGCGCGCTGCGCGTGACCGTCTTCATCGGAGAGAACGACACCTGGCACCACCGGCCCCTGTACTCCGAGATCGTCCACCGGGCCCACGCGGCGGGCCTCGCCGGCGCCAGCGTCTTCCGCGGTATCGAGGGGTTCGGCGCGACCTCCCTGATCCACACCTCGCGGCTGCTGTCGATGAGCGAGGACCTGCCGGTGGCGGTGGTGATCGTGGACACCGAGGAGCGGGTGCGGGCGTTCCTGCCGCAACTGGACGAACTGGTCGCCGAGGGACTGGTGATACTCGACGACTGCGAGGTCATCCGGTACGTCGGCCGCGCGGCCGGTTCCGGCGACGCGGGCGCGAAGGTCAGGAAGTCGTCGTGA
- the crcB gene encoding fluoride efflux transporter CrcB produces MTVPETDSLRARISPARRRAWRTQAPVVAVVALGGALGATARYAVSQWLPTPAGGFPWAIFWVNAFGCAVIGVFMVVITDVWGAHRLVRPFFGTGVLGGFTTFSTYAVDIQRLVDSGHARMGLAYLAATPCAALAAVWLAMTAARRVLKWRQR; encoded by the coding sequence ATGACAGTCCCGGAAACCGACAGCCTTCGGGCGCGGATCAGTCCCGCACGGCGGCGTGCCTGGCGGACGCAGGCGCCGGTGGTCGCGGTGGTGGCACTCGGCGGAGCGCTCGGGGCCACCGCCCGGTACGCCGTCTCGCAGTGGCTGCCGACGCCGGCCGGGGGCTTTCCCTGGGCGATCTTCTGGGTCAACGCCTTCGGCTGCGCGGTGATCGGCGTCTTCATGGTGGTCATCACCGACGTGTGGGGCGCCCACCGCCTGGTCCGCCCGTTCTTCGGCACCGGCGTGCTCGGTGGCTTCACCACCTTCTCCACCTACGCCGTCGACATCCAGCGGCTGGTGGACTCCGGCCACGCCCGCATGGGGCTGGCATACCTCGCCGCGACCCCGTGCGCGGCCCTCGCGGCGGTGTGGCTGGCCATGACGGCGGCCCGCCGCGTCCTGAAGTGGAGGCAGCGATGA
- a CDS encoding MarR family winged helix-turn-helix transcriptional regulator, which translates to MTAATEPDESAGTRRTPAGETAVETIHREMTVFARRARASAGRMHPELSLVSYTLLGHLEESGGCRATDLAAHYALDKSTVSRQVSALERAGLVERRTDPGDHRVQVLHLTAAGRRILARVTESRRAAFRERLAGWPEDDLERFAGYLTRYNAWHGRDEDGT; encoded by the coding sequence GTGACCGCAGCGACAGAGCCGGACGAGAGCGCCGGCACACGGCGGACGCCCGCCGGCGAGACGGCCGTCGAGACCATCCACCGCGAGATGACGGTCTTCGCCCGCCGGGCCCGGGCCTCGGCGGGACGCATGCACCCCGAACTGTCGCTGGTGTCGTACACACTGCTCGGGCATCTGGAGGAGAGCGGCGGCTGCCGGGCCACCGACCTGGCCGCCCACTACGCGCTGGACAAGTCCACCGTCAGCCGGCAGGTGTCCGCCCTGGAGCGTGCCGGCCTCGTCGAGCGCCGTACCGACCCCGGCGACCACCGCGTCCAGGTGCTCCACCTGACGGCCGCCGGGCGGCGGATCCTCGCCCGGGTCACCGAGAGCCGCCGTGCGGCCTTCCGCGAGCGCCTGGCCGGCTGGCCGGAGGACGACCTCGAACGCTTCGCGGGCTACCTGACCCGTTACAACGCCTGGCACGGCCGGGACGAGGACGGCACCTGA
- a CDS encoding glutaminase, producing MAIMTSSPTYLPVLERIAEEIEHTPGRGRPADYIPALAARDARAFGMAVAELDGTVYGVGDWREPFSAQSISKVFTLALDLAREGDELWEHVGREPSGNPFNSLVQLEYENGIPRNPFINAGALVVTDRLQTRTGDAAGELLSFLRAESGNPELDFDEEVAASETAHGDRNAALAHFMASYGNVDNPVPVLLDQYFRQCSIAASCADLALATTFLARHGIRADGTRLLASSQAKQVNAVMLTCGTYDAAGDFAYRVGLPGKSGVGGGIIAVVPGRCALCVWSPGLDERGNSVAGVAALDRFTTLTGLSVF from the coding sequence ATGGCGATCATGACGTCGTCCCCGACCTACCTGCCGGTCCTGGAGCGCATCGCCGAGGAGATCGAGCACACGCCCGGCCGCGGGCGCCCCGCCGACTACATCCCTGCGCTCGCCGCCCGTGACGCCCGCGCCTTCGGTATGGCCGTCGCCGAGCTGGACGGCACGGTGTACGGGGTGGGGGACTGGCGGGAGCCGTTCTCCGCGCAGTCCATCAGCAAGGTGTTCACCCTCGCCCTCGACCTGGCGCGTGAGGGCGACGAACTGTGGGAGCACGTGGGCCGCGAGCCCTCCGGCAACCCCTTCAACTCCCTGGTGCAACTGGAGTACGAGAACGGCATCCCGCGCAACCCGTTCATCAACGCCGGCGCCCTGGTGGTCACCGACCGGCTCCAGACCCGTACCGGCGACGCGGCGGGCGAGCTGCTGAGCTTCCTGCGCGCCGAGAGCGGCAACCCCGAGCTGGACTTCGACGAGGAGGTCGCCGCGTCCGAGACCGCGCACGGCGACCGCAACGCGGCCCTCGCCCACTTCATGGCGTCCTACGGCAACGTGGACAACCCGGTGCCGGTCCTGCTGGACCAGTACTTCCGCCAGTGCTCGATCGCGGCCTCCTGCGCCGACCTTGCGCTGGCCACCACGTTCCTCGCCCGGCACGGCATAAGGGCGGACGGCACCCGGCTGCTCGCCAGCAGCCAGGCCAAGCAGGTCAACGCGGTCATGCTGACCTGCGGGACGTACGACGCGGCCGGCGACTTCGCCTACCGCGTGGGCCTGCCCGGCAAGAGCGGTGTGGGCGGCGGCATCATCGCCGTCGTACCGGGCCGGTGCGCGCTGTGCGTGTGGAGCCCCGGACTGGACGAGCGGGGCAACTCGGTGGCCGGCGTGGCGGCCCTGGACCGCTTCACGACCCTCACCGGCCTGTCGGTGTTCTGA
- a CDS encoding undecaprenyl-diphosphate phosphatase: MSAISVGQAVVLGVVEGVTEFLPVSSTGHLKITEGLMGIPVDDKSVVAFSAVIQVGAIAAVLVYFFKDIVRIMSAWFRGLANRGERYHHDYKFAWWVIFATMPIVVVGLAAKPFIEGPLGSLWVVAGSLIAGSAVMWCADQMGRHKRGEDDTSFKDAMLVGSSQILALLFPGFSRSGATMSTALILDLDRVAATRLSFFLGLPALTGAGIYELKDALGASVGAVPLAVGTVVSFVVAYASIAWLLKFVAKHSFNAFVVYRILIGLLLFGLLGTGVLSG, encoded by the coding sequence ATGAGCGCCATCTCCGTCGGTCAGGCCGTCGTCCTCGGAGTCGTCGAGGGGGTGACCGAGTTCCTCCCCGTGTCCTCCACCGGCCATCTGAAGATCACCGAAGGGCTCATGGGCATCCCCGTCGACGACAAGTCGGTCGTCGCGTTCTCCGCCGTCATCCAGGTCGGTGCCATCGCCGCCGTGCTGGTGTACTTCTTCAAGGACATCGTGCGGATCATGTCCGCCTGGTTCCGCGGGCTGGCCAACCGGGGGGAGCGCTACCACCACGACTACAAGTTCGCCTGGTGGGTCATCTTCGCGACCATGCCGATCGTCGTGGTGGGCCTGGCCGCCAAGCCCTTCATCGAAGGGCCGCTCGGCTCCCTGTGGGTGGTCGCCGGCTCGCTGATCGCGGGCAGTGCCGTGATGTGGTGCGCGGACCAGATGGGCCGGCACAAGCGCGGTGAGGACGACACCTCCTTCAAGGACGCGATGCTGGTCGGCAGCTCGCAGATCCTCGCCCTGCTCTTCCCCGGCTTCTCCCGTTCCGGCGCCACCATGTCCACCGCGCTCATCCTGGACCTGGACCGCGTCGCCGCCACCCGCCTGTCCTTCTTCCTCGGCCTCCCGGCCCTGACCGGCGCCGGCATCTACGAGCTCAAGGACGCCCTCGGCGCGAGCGTGGGCGCCGTCCCGCTGGCCGTCGGCACCGTCGTGTCCTTCGTGGTCGCCTACGCCTCCATCGCCTGGCTGCTGAAGTTCGTCGCCAAGCACTCCTTCAACGCGTTCGTCGTCTACCGGATCCTGATCGGCCTGCTGCTGTTCGGCCTGCTCGGCACGGGTGTCCTCAGCGGCTGA
- a CDS encoding peptidoglycan recognition protein, which produces MPKGLKVNLVDPGVVTDAETKAPTGSEPAAFVAGATTDPTSADTTPPPATPTAPPSTVPEPPIVSRAGWGADESLSPDPSEYNADVKAVFVHHTDGAAYTCDQSASIVRGIYAFHTHAEPSGNGWNDIGYNFLVDKCGTVFEGRKGGVGLPVLGAHTYGWNRESTGIAVLGDYTSTSASSAALASVARVAAWKLGQYGADPAGTVQLTTAATQRNLSGTSFTAGGTYTFNRISGHRDGYATECPGNSLYAQLPTIRSWAAGPVQGLKVASVTGATLSGSTYYAKGALTVKWTATTPGSLIKNFQLLVDGRTVATTSGTATSASATVAAGKHTVAVRAVHQSGKTTTTAALNVAAETTAPTFTTTPKLALRGGTVNTAAVPVTLSWKATDDTALRSVQLLSPTTATFGPTTTSSARTAKSGTASTWSMRADDYAGNSRTSSASYTPVILQESSAAKSGSWTTRSSSSYLGGKSYSSGSKGASLTWTFTGRSAAWVVSRASTSGQAYVYVDGTKVATVDLKSSATQYRQAIWTKTWSSSAKHTVKIVVVGTSGRPTITTDGLVYIK; this is translated from the coding sequence ATGCCCAAGGGGCTCAAGGTCAACCTGGTCGATCCGGGCGTGGTGACCGACGCCGAGACCAAGGCTCCCACCGGGAGCGAGCCGGCCGCCTTCGTCGCCGGGGCCACTACCGACCCGACGAGCGCCGACACCACGCCGCCGCCCGCCACCCCGACGGCTCCGCCGTCCACCGTCCCCGAGCCGCCGATCGTCTCGCGCGCCGGCTGGGGCGCCGACGAGTCGCTCAGCCCCGACCCGTCGGAGTACAACGCCGACGTGAAGGCCGTGTTCGTCCACCACACGGACGGCGCCGCCTACACGTGCGACCAGTCGGCGTCGATCGTGCGCGGCATCTATGCGTTCCACACGCACGCAGAGCCGAGCGGCAACGGCTGGAACGACATCGGCTACAACTTCCTGGTCGACAAGTGCGGCACCGTCTTCGAGGGCCGCAAGGGCGGTGTCGGCCTGCCGGTCCTCGGCGCCCACACCTACGGCTGGAACCGGGAGTCCACCGGCATCGCGGTGCTCGGCGACTACACCTCCACCAGCGCCTCCAGCGCCGCGCTGGCCTCCGTCGCCCGCGTGGCGGCCTGGAAGCTCGGCCAGTACGGCGCCGACCCCGCCGGTACCGTCCAGCTCACCACGGCCGCCACCCAGAGGAACCTCTCCGGCACCAGCTTCACCGCGGGCGGCACGTACACCTTCAACCGGATCTCCGGCCACCGCGACGGCTACGCCACCGAGTGCCCCGGCAATTCCCTGTACGCCCAGCTGCCCACCATCCGCTCCTGGGCGGCCGGTCCGGTGCAGGGCCTGAAGGTCGCCTCGGTCACCGGCGCGACCCTGTCGGGCTCGACGTACTACGCCAAGGGCGCCCTCACCGTGAAGTGGACGGCGACCACGCCGGGCTCGCTCATCAAGAACTTCCAGCTGCTGGTGGACGGCAGGACGGTCGCCACCACGTCCGGCACCGCCACCTCCGCCTCGGCCACGGTGGCGGCGGGCAAGCACACCGTGGCCGTACGGGCCGTGCACCAGTCCGGGAAGACCACGACCACCGCCGCGCTGAACGTCGCGGCGGAGACGACTGCGCCGACCTTCACCACCACGCCGAAGCTCGCCCTGCGCGGCGGCACCGTCAACACCGCCGCCGTCCCGGTGACTCTCAGCTGGAAGGCCACGGACGACACGGCCCTGCGCTCCGTGCAGCTGCTGTCCCCGACCACGGCCACCTTCGGCCCGACCACCACCAGCTCCGCCCGCACCGCCAAGTCCGGCACCGCCTCCACCTGGTCGATGCGCGCCGACGACTACGCCGGCAACTCCCGTACGTCGTCCGCGTCGTACACGCCCGTGATCCTCCAGGAGAGCTCCGCCGCCAAGTCCGGCAGCTGGACCACCCGCTCGTCGAGCAGCTACCTCGGCGGCAAGTCGTACTCCAGCGGCTCCAAGGGCGCCAGTCTCACCTGGACCTTCACCGGCCGCTCCGCCGCCTGGGTGGTCTCCCGCGCCTCGACCTCCGGCCAGGCCTACGTCTACGTCGACGGCACCAAGGTCGCCACGGTGGACCTGAAGTCCTCCGCGACGCAGTATCGGCAGGCCATCTGGACCAAGACCTGGTCCAGCAGTGCCAAGCACACCGTCAAGATCGTCGTGGTCGGCACCTCCGGCCGCCCCACCATCACCACGGACGGCCTCGTCTACATCAAGTAG
- a CDS encoding acetylxylan esterase gives MALFDLPLDELREYRSSSVEPEDFDAFWSKTLQEAREHDLDARFDLVETGLTTVKVYDVTFAGFGGHPVKGWLTLPARVDAPLPLVVEFVGYGGGRGLPHEHLLWASTGRAHFVMDTRGQGSAWGGGGGTPDPVGGAPAYPGFMTRGLDAPENYYYRRVFTDAVRAIEAARSHPLTDAGRIVAIGESQGGGITIAVGGLVPDLVAIAPDVPFLCDYPRGTTLTDRHPYREIGLYLKTHRGRAEDALRTLSYFDGVHFAARGRTPAFFSAALEDQTCPPSTVFAAFNAWAHEDKRIEVYDFNDHEGGGPYQEAAKLRWLRSYA, from the coding sequence ATGGCCCTGTTCGACCTTCCCCTCGACGAGCTCCGCGAGTACCGCAGTTCGTCCGTCGAGCCCGAGGACTTCGACGCCTTCTGGTCCAAGACGCTCCAGGAGGCCCGCGAGCACGACCTGGACGCCCGGTTCGACCTGGTGGAGACGGGACTGACGACGGTGAAGGTGTACGACGTGACCTTCGCCGGCTTCGGCGGGCACCCGGTCAAGGGCTGGCTGACGCTGCCCGCACGGGTCGACGCGCCGCTGCCGCTGGTCGTGGAGTTCGTCGGCTACGGCGGCGGGCGCGGCCTGCCGCACGAGCACCTGCTGTGGGCGTCGACGGGCCGCGCGCACTTCGTGATGGACACGCGCGGGCAGGGCAGCGCCTGGGGCGGCGGGGGCGGCACCCCCGACCCGGTCGGCGGCGCCCCGGCGTACCCCGGCTTCATGACCCGCGGTCTGGACGCGCCGGAGAACTACTACTACCGCCGGGTGTTCACCGACGCGGTGCGGGCGATCGAGGCGGCGCGCTCGCACCCGCTGACCGACGCGGGGCGGATCGTGGCGATCGGCGAGAGCCAGGGCGGCGGCATCACGATCGCGGTGGGCGGCCTGGTGCCGGACCTGGTCGCGATCGCGCCGGACGTGCCGTTCCTGTGCGACTACCCGCGCGGGACGACGCTGACCGACCGCCACCCGTACCGGGAGATCGGCCTCTACCTCAAGACCCACCGGGGCCGCGCCGAGGACGCCCTGCGCACACTGTCGTACTTCGACGGCGTGCACTTCGCCGCCCGCGGCCGCACGCCCGCGTTCTTCTCGGCCGCCCTGGAGGACCAGACCTGCCCGCCGTCCACGGTGTTCGCCGCGTTCAACGCCTGGGCGCACGAGGACAAGCGGATCGAGGTGTACGACTTCAACGACCACGAGGGCGGTGGCCCGTACCAGGAGGCGGCCAAGCTCCGCTGGCTGCGGTCGTACGCCTGA
- a CDS encoding SseB family protein — MQTPANDNTPTPAQQALDVLAENAEDTVALDTLASSDVLVPVPDDASEEDATNPTAVALPVLEQPGGEPVVPVFTSELEMSDLLPFVSRYRLVPLGALASQWPADDLSLTIDASSPHGLTLTSEGVRNLLARPQG; from the coding sequence ATGCAGACACCAGCGAACGACAACACCCCGACGCCCGCCCAGCAAGCGCTGGACGTGCTTGCCGAGAACGCCGAGGACACGGTGGCACTGGACACGCTCGCGAGCAGCGACGTGCTGGTCCCCGTGCCGGACGACGCGAGCGAGGAGGACGCCACCAACCCCACGGCGGTGGCCCTGCCCGTCCTCGAACAACCGGGCGGGGAGCCGGTGGTGCCCGTGTTCACCTCCGAACTGGAGATGTCCGACCTGCTGCCGTTCGTCTCCCGCTACCGGCTCGTACCGCTCGGCGCGCTCGCCTCCCAGTGGCCGGCCGACGACCTGTCGCTGACCATAGACGCCAGCTCGCCGCACGGTCTGACGCTCACCTCGGAGGGGGTGCGCAACCTGCTGGCCCGGCCGCAGGGCTGA